Below is a genomic region from Argiope bruennichi chromosome 11, qqArgBrue1.1, whole genome shotgun sequence.
tttttttatagtagtaTGTAGTGGGAAATGATCTATcttcagcatttttagcaaacACTCCTTTGTGTGTACAGGTccaattttaacacaaaacattctaaatttatcagttataatacttggccataaacCAGGAACATTTATACTTTCTTcatcatatttgttattgtcattttcgtcattattttctgattcagtcacatttgtataaacacacgattcttcaacaaatttcaccgtttcaacattttcattgctaGACTGTGCACTTTGCGCAGAACATTCTTCCGcaattgaagtttgaattgtaatttctgaaatcGAAGCAATTTCTTTACCAGAATTAACTTCGAAACCAAGAAAACAGATCTAGTTGTGACttgttgaaatttagtttttcttctttttccttttctgataattttctttttagacacTCAGAGGGATATTTCTTTGGCGTGTacatggttatatctaacagtattaaacagtttatagaatgaatgatcaaattattatatgctatacTATAAGCTATTACCTAGTAGAATAGGTAAGTGATCGTAAATCGACTTTCCTTATATTACCAATATTTTGCACACTTGCAcaagactataatatatactataaacTTCGTACATTTCAAAATCCGTCGGCATCTCtatttaaacttcttccttaattcttttcattccggTCATGACCGGTGAAGCAGTAATGCAATGTGCATTGCTAGGAGATaatcgtttaatttatcttcgttttactttttgcttgagcaacttaatataaacaaacatacatTGATACAcgcataaaaaatatcacattagatgtagagatgcataatccaagattttttgaataacaaataattttgctattgttatttttaaatatgcgttccaaatatctgttatttcaatcatattattaagtaaaaattattacttaatattaaatataaaatttattaattttaattaatacttaatttattaatttaagtaacgcGTGATTGagttaatttatctatttcagcttacttcttaaatttgatttttttaaaaactatttatttaatttctttattggagtaaaccattttctgaaacatttgaattaaatatatatgtcatttctttaaaatgtttactttagttctctaTTCTACCAATaaatggcgccagcagtaaacagaatatatgcaatcaccatcatgtcacaagcaattaaaaatgatctttatggaatagtgcatcgtcaaatgcaaatatcggaaagtcaaggtcactcccatgaagtggagcgATGACTTCGCACTTTTCattaaagtcaccgctccgataaatttcagtgatatgcaattcaatgatacgataattccaagaataaccggttaattaacttttcaacaaattcacagatttctccttttctgttttgttcgagagcttccattggacagatcgtatcgattgttattttctatcgtgatccaagacctgtaattggaatatcaccagtaagatcgtattaaggatttgaatcacacccctctttgaaaagtattgatcactggtatttgtgactttttgatattggttacgtaataaccgctcgtaatcTAATTAGATGTAGGAGATGTCCCTAATTAgatgtagaaaaattaaatagctGATGATTTACAAGTTCATTTGAACCTAGCTTCAGCCTCGACTTCTGGCCGCCGCTTGCGCCCAGAAGTCATGTcgctctgtcttaacatgtctgaaAGGGATtcctttattcataaataaactttCTCCCCCTTTTTATATGTATCACTGCGATCATCGTCTAATAACGTAGTCAATCGACGTTCAGCCAATCACGTGGAAACAAACTTGTATATTTTCAGTACGTGTAAACGCTAATATTGttcaaaacactattttaattcttaattatggTGGGGCCCCCTCAGGCGCAGAGCCCCGGTGCATAACACACACCGCACCTCCCAGATGGCCGGGGCTTTGCAAAGATGCTTCTTATTTACAAAATCTACtaagaaacaaaatgaaacatgaattttgaatataaacagtATGGAATGTATAGCGGCAAAAGCTgttattctaaaataaagcaTGTTATCtgactagggatgacgaatattttcagagcggttattaacCGCTCTGAACCAATATCCAATATtaaaccaatatcaaaaagtcacaaatacaagtgatcaatacttttcaaagaggtgtgtgattcaaatccttcatacgatcttactgatgatatttcgattacaagttttggatcacgatagaaactaacaatcgatacgatatcactgaaatttgccggagcggtgacgatacgatctgtccaatggaagctctcgaaagaaatctgtgattggattgaaaagtgaacggaccgattattggaattatcgtatcgtatcactgaattgcatattactgaaatttatcgcagcggtgatcTCACCGGAAAGTGAGaagcttcactggaaagtgcgaagtcaccgatattcgtatttgatgatgcactattccatacagatcattttttattgctcgtgacatgattgactttgattacatgtactctgcttactgctggcgccatctattggtagaatataggactaaagtaaacattttaaagaaatgacatatatttttaactcatcttttcaagaaaatggttcactctaataaataaattaaataaatagttttgagaaaaaaaataaaatttaagaagtaagctgaaacagataaattaattcattcacacgttaattaaattagtaaattaagtattaattacaattaataaattttatattcaatattaagtaataatttttaattaataatatgattgaaataacagatatttggaacgcatatttaaaaataacaatagcaatattatttgttattcaaaaaatcgtggattatgcatctctatatctgacatgattaaaaatacatatcaatgATCGGCTATTGGCGATCATTCAGTGATCTGTCGTTTAGCAACTGGTATGGTTCAAATATTGCATTGTGCTGTATATTTACGCAATTagtctaaaaatgaaatttgatgaaataatcttGTTTTGAATGAATGTAATATCATAGATGGTGCcagatgaattaaataaataaatttaaaaataaaaataaatttaactatttctCTGCCAATAAGTAGCTGTTAGTTTCAGATTTCCTTGACCATAACggtataggaaaaaaaataaaaaaggtgacGTCGCCGACGGTAGCTTCTAGGTGGGTAAAGGAGGAAACAACTGGGAGGTTTGATAAATGAACTTTATATATGTTAccaagacatttttattttctgtgtgataaaaaaaaatcaaagggtGCTCATAATTTTCCAgtccgttaaaaaaaaaaaaagcggataTGTATTTCCATTTAATAGGCATTAATATTACATTGGAAGCTACCAAATAATTTGAACACATTCTTGATATCCATTCGCGTGCaatcatttctttaattacagtttgcatgagttaaatatataagctgtaaaaaaatgaattctaacgTTTCTTCAGGTACGGAAGAAACAGAATTCAAATGTGTTgtatgtgataaaatttttaactcaagATATAGTTTAACATACCATTATGAGAACCACACTCCAAGGATACGATTTTATGTGTGCGATATATGtaataaaggtttttattttcaagGTCGTTTAAATCTTCACATGAAAgtacataattcaaaaaacaagTCATTTGTTTGCAATGTTTGTGGGAAGAATTATAAAGATGAAGGAGTTTATAAGCGTCATTGTAATCTGCATTCAAAAGATAACACTTCTACTTTTTCATGTGAAGAGTGCGGAAAAACTTttactgaaaaactaatttttgaagtGCACCAATTTACTCATGCAGCTAAAACATCTTACAGATGTGAAGTATGCGCtaagatattttttgaagagCATGCCTACTTGAGTCATAAGGATGGCCATAAGCTTGTTATATTCAAATGCAATATGTGCCCAAAGGAATTTGATTCCTCTACAACGCTGAAAAGACATGAAGAAAGCCATAGACCCCGAACATGTAGTTTATGTTCAGAAGTATTTCATGATGTAGatacatattttaatcattgGATTGCTCATGAAAATGCAAACACTCCTGTCACTCCATCAAAACAAAACACTTGTGGCTATTGCCATGAAGAATTCAAAACACAAGATGAGTTGAATGATCATGTAAAAGTTCAGCATAAATATTGGTGTTCTGTATGCTCTATAGACTTTCAAACTGTTACTTCATATAAAAAACACATTGATATACATACAAAAGAAGGCCCTCTTGAACAAGAGAAGACTGAATCTATTAAATTCACttgtaacatttgtaataaggAATATAAAACTGAATCTAAATTTGAAAAGCATATGACTGTGCATGATCCCAATAAACCATTTGGTTGTGAAATTTGTggcaaattttttgatgatgaaaactttttgaaaactCATCAAGCTATCCATGTACAAAAAGATCTTCAAAAATGTGACATTTGTGGTAAAGAGTTTAAAGAGATGTTGTTTTATAACATACACCGACTGACTCATTTTGAACAAAAACCCATTCGTTGTGATATCTGTGAAGATGTATTCACTGAAAAAATTGCCTATATTAGACATagaagaaatcataaaaatagagAGGAAAAAGAAGCAAAGCGATTTCTAACTATGCGAGAAATGTTGAAGCAGAAATTAGAAGAAAGTGAAAAATCACCTGAAGATGAAGGAACTGAAGCTGAAATCATTTTGAGTAACATTAATGATGAGACTGGTGAAAGTCAAAGTAACACTAGTGCATGTAGTTCAACTCTTGATCCCAGTAAACTCTTTCATTGTGATTTTTGTGGTAAACTTTTTGAAGATGAGCAAGTGATGAAAAACCATCGGGATGGTCATGTTAAAAAGAAACACCAAGTTTGTGATATCTGTGGGgatatatttactgaaaattatttgtttttgagaCATAGGAACAGTCACAGGAGAAGAGAAGATAGGGAATCCAAAAAGggcaaaatgaaaagaaaactagaAGAAAGTGAACTGTCTTCTGAAAATGTATCTGAAGATTGTGAAAGTAATAGTAATGAAAATGgtaacattcaaattaaaattgagaaaGTCGTATCTATTGGtatcaaaaagaaaacaaatttttgtgatCTTTGTGGGAAAGTTTTTGATGATGAAGATGCAATGAAGAGTCATCGGAATGAACATGCACAAAATAAGTTAATTGTTTGTGACACATGTgggaaagaatttaaagaaacacTTTTCTATGAGATACATAGATTAACTCATCTTGAACAAAAACCTTTTCGTTGTGATATATGTGGAGATATATTTACTGAGGAATACTTATTTAGTCGACATAGGAGTCTACATAAAAATAGAGAGCAAAAAcaagcaaaatgtatttttaatatgagagaaatgttaaaacaaaaattagaagaGAGTCagtaatttaaagataaagaaatttgaaatataatttaattgcacaaataatattcattattaaattattattactcttTCATGTTTTAGTGTTTTCCATTGACACAGCAATAGCCAAGATGAATGTAAAACTTGTCAAATGCAGTAATTTATGTCTGAAAACAGAGAGGTGGGGAATGTTGCTACCCTTACAACAATAGATTTCTGTGCTGTTAACACTTTCATGGGTGTtgtgattaaaacaaaaaaagacttttttgcACCTACATTTATGTATGATCACATCTGTAAAGCTAATAGAAAAGTATCTGTTTGTTTTGTGAatctttaaattccttttttttttttatgtctaattGTTGATTAGAGgttctttcaaaaaaaagtttaagaatagATATATGGTATGCATTGTTTAATTCCCTAAATGCAGTTTTTATAAATGTGTATTCATGTTATATTCTTTGAActgcatttaataattatgtttttgctTTAATAGATTATcatgatgcatttttaattaattattctctgCATAActtatttgcacatttttttttatttatgcatctttattttgcaaaatattacaaaactcaTTTTTCTTCCTTCTTATTTATGCATGTGATTAAGTAATATGTTggaatttaaacaattatctataagtcatttttttttattgttgttcatATCTTTAACATTGATCtcaatttattatcttataaattattatacatcTGGATTTGCTCTATTTTTGCTTGAATGAATTTTTGAACTATCTAttgataaatatgtatttattttaaaatccattctcatgaaaattttatcttcaatgataataataattctaaatacacTATATTagtggaagtatttttaaaatttttgtcataaaattatggaatgtgcagatttgaatatatagGAAAAGTGTGTTGGTATATAATTGAACCTAGTTAACTATTATCCAAATGAATTTActaacaattaatatatttaaactgaatttaactttaaaaatcatttatcagtATTGCGAAGTATGAAActatatataaagtttaatttcagtTAGCTCTTTCAATGATATTGGAAACATATTTTGTCATTCACTGGCAATGCATTTGCAAAAAACTATCTGAATGTTGACAGCCTGGGTTGCATCTACCTAAAACATTTGgcttaacctaaaaataaaataatgtctgGTTGCAgaagttaaattgtttttaacCATCTCTCACCAAAAGTGACAATTCGGATACTATTGTGTTCATACAGATTGGTAATGCTTTTGGATAGTTAACACAATTTTAATAGGATTGGTGAGAAAATAACATACTGTTCTTATTCAGCATTCTGCGACTTCAATATGGAATTTGAACgttttactgtaaattttattggttttcttTATTTGTGACTGCTTTCAGGTAACAAaaccctttttttcttttctttttcccctATTTTACTTGGTTACTGTAAAGCCTAGCAGTATGTatatccttgttttttttttttttttaatttgtttcacacatgatgaaaaatgttattcaaaattgatACAGAGTTAGACCCAAAGTAAGGGTAAGTTTCAAAACAATTCCAATCAATTCatttgtatttacataatttttttataacataattattcaaaaaatttaaaattcttgttgttgttaaattttgtataaaaattgcattattgttgttaaagatattttacataatcattaactttcatttaattaaaaaactatatttagaagtttttattAGATGATAATTTCTTTGAAGATGTCCAAGATGTTTTTTGGCAATACATTTCAgatatctgtaatttaaaatatctataattaaacAGTATCTTAAAGGCACTGTAATTTATAGGAATACCTCTTCTTAAGTAGAAAAGATGTGTCTTTAAATTACAGTTCAATTCTTGTAATTCATTACTAATCAAAAGGTTTGTCATTAGAGACCTTTAAAAGTGTCTTGCTTTAACCAAAGCCAAGAACTCATTTAATATTCTCATCACAGCAATATAAAAGACTGTAGGAATTCATTCTGagcttataaaaggaaattttattaaaatctacgCGAGTAAACATTTTATTAGCCATATGGTTTCCATTTGGCTTTTCAACTCAATATGGGACAGTTCCAGAAATTTTACTCTAGAAACATGAGAAGgtcaaaatggaaataaattaacactactaagaaattaaaatgctttttttttttctttaagtttgaattcaaatggtttagaaactaattaattttaagaatattgataaattgaatttatttcatgcaattcATTGGAGCTGAAATTTTCTTGCGAAAtgttataatattgatttttttaatggaatgtgttgttttctttttgaatgtACCAGTTAATCAACCTTTATTAAATGTAGAAGTTAAGTTGtgtatttctatgttttattttattcagtcaCTTACACCTCTTAACTTTAGTATATTATCAACTTGAGAGTTGCCACTGtcaataattatgtaaataagtaATTCTAAAGATGTATGACCactttatatttgattataatccATATATCATGTAAAATTGAATATGCttcatttgtttctattttttaaaaaaaaatctattttaatataaattttataaccgtgaatatatttattaacaattatttttatacttcgaatctaaaattttttctaaactcTATAGAATACTATGTATTTTTGACATAATCTtttattatagcaataaaatACTATCACTGATTATAGTTGTTTATATTTCTTGCAGGAATCTCTGCAATAGTTTCTTCAAggtgtttataatttatattatgcttTAAAGCAAATATATGCCTTATATTgcttatgaatttaaaaagatatcctCTTGATATTTTTGGTAAGCAGAACAGTAGTCATACCACTTGCCAAATAAATCAACTGTTggttgaattttgaaattcccCAATACTTAATATCAACATGCCAcagtttaaattctgatttttaaaggTGGTTTTTTTGAACAGTCTTTGCTTTCAGCTCTTTTCACATGTCCTGCCcgcaaatttaatttcttctgttGCATGACTAAGTCAAATAAtgaatctttgaaataaaaaaatatggcctttttagataataaatagaaCTGTTGTCTAAAAAGgcccttttttttgttttcattttaattgatacaatgttaaactttttttaatcataaaaattgcttttgaactAATAATagattattcaatttttacttttacgaTAACCAGCAAGTTGtctctttgaaaataatatcttatgaATTTGACAAAGATATAAAGATTTTCGAGACAAGCCTTCATACAAAATTGGAGTAGTCTTCCTGCATTCTTGCTATTATCTTTAAAGATCACCGAAAAAAATCACTCAAGtttcctctttttaaaaaaaatgggacagttaaaaaatatgaaattgtaattGGTTCTTAGTGTTTGAATATTCTTTTCTCAGAGACTAAATGGCTGGAAAACTATGATGTCTCGAAATTCATCTATTAACttgttataatttatgcaatgaaatatagaagaaattataTAAGTTGACTATTATAGAGCAGGAAGAGATGGTAACCTCTTGAGTAATTTTTCTGTTCAGGTGTATAAATTtgtggtgaattttaaaaaaatggagtttttttcctattaaaattacttttaaactcaGTTAtccaaaataatagaaatttcatattGTTAAGCTAGTACAAATCTTCTTCCatattttaatgggttttttttattgtattttgactATTTTAATACAGTTTATACTTCACATCATCCAATATTTTTGGCAACCATTGATATAGTATGAGGCTTTTCTAAATGGGACACAGTGTGACTCATTTTTCGATTTGTAGATGATAGCAATGTCTATATACTTATATAATTGAAAGGCAAAGAACTAACATTTTATTAATCCTGCTGTCCCAGAGTTACACTACTGTTGGCAATAACTGAAGCTTATCTAAGCAATTATCTTATTTATGCTCAATTATAAGCTCTCTGCAAAATTTTGATAACAGTTTTGTGTTAGTTACtgataatcaaatataatatgattatttcttaAGTTAACATGtgttgataatttatattttcaaatacatgttctgtgctttcaaaaatatacacCAGGTACCTTAAAtagtaatagtttttttatactataaataaataggaatagttttttttatacttatatgaAAGATATGTAATTatccaatatttcttttaatatcattaaaaaattactcatttaaatAACTGTTGACTGtacaaatttatatgttaaaagtttttatacctatttaaaattgttacaagTTCATCTAAACtatctgttttattatatatttgttagatttttcttgagatcatatttttttacatcaatgTTGCAGTGTCTTTGTGTTTTctgttgttaaaatatattaaattagttataaataaagtagaaattttttttcctttgttcaGAAAAGTAACAAGCtacttcttatatttttatatcgctATGTGACAATTGTGTATTCtgtatggaaaataaatattattttacttgttGTTTTTCTGAGTGGTTATTTccattttgtttagaaatttatatatatatcaaatttttttttatcctgcactggaaaaattcatttgtgtaaaaattcatgaatttttaaccCACTTTCAGATTAAACTTTTTCTTATActctaattttgatataatttcatctgataacttttcaaaaaattttcttccttactagataaaaaataaataaagactgtTATATCCCATCAGTtataatcacttaaaaaaaattgacaaattattGTCATAAGTTGGGAAGAACCAACATACTCTAATTgtatagtgcaaaaaaaaaaagtgaaaaaatatttaattgcactatttttaaagctataattttCTACACTTTCATCATTCAAATGAATAGGATTTATAACAGAGATTGaacattttgtattgattttaaaatttaagataagttgaaacctgtaaattattcaaaaacttgcATATTAACAATTGAATATgacagacattttattttatgagattCACATTAATTAATCACCCCCTTTCAAAAGAAGTTGATAATTGCAAATTGAGAGAAGATAATTTGAGTTTATTAAGCTTCGTTAAACAATATTactagaattcaaaataattatcttggTATTAAACTGTTGCCTATCTTGTAAGAAGTCACATTGCACTTTCCtgagttaatattttgaaaatgatttcaacaaaaaaatatgcatgcaaGTGTATTCTAtgttatatttaaacttttctactgttaatgtatgtttaaaaattattgtttttaagctttatttatctcattattcaataaatataaattcattttaagcaataatgatttacacaaaaaaattattaatttgatgtgATATTAAGATTCagaattgttcaaatttttaatgtaaaaataacttatatttgcctttaatattacattttaattaaaaaagtgtacagcaacttaaaaaatatatacatttttttttttaatgaagctaaTTACACAAGTAAGTTAACAAGTGCAGTTTTTTATAAGCTttcatattcatacattttttaaaaaataatttatacaatgctaaaaaaattgataaagcaatggaattttattttaaaaatgacaattttcaccaaatattgttttattattaaaaattgctaattgaATTCCATTATTTATAACAGGAACTGCAtctttttctcataataataCTTATATATCTAAATTAGTGCCAATATGGAAAATAAGACAACTTTATCTATAGTTTCAGAAACATGGACtaaagtatatgaaatttgagTAATAACTTGAAgggaaaggaaataatttcaatgtCATATTTTGGCAGTCCACTTTTATCTTTCTGTTAAAAAGttccaattattaaaaatgaaaaatatgctgtaatataattttacaccATCTCATATTGATCACTCATTGAATTCACAACACTTAACAGACCATATTTAAATCCTATATTAGCATAACTATAtgtaaaatgctattttttatgatgaaaaaatatatgaatgattgattatttctaattatcagcaaaaatagggggggggagaaaaagtAACCATTGATTTGATAAACATTGATTCTCATAGATAAATAGGCTAGCTTCACTTAGAAAATTCTcatgaaacattataaatttacagaatatgtaacttcaaaataaatattacccAAGTAACTTTtgaattacaatgaataaaacaGGTATAAACTTGTGAATTGGATTA
It encodes:
- the LOC129956708 gene encoding zinc finger protein 260-like → MVKLLERSQMELEKGSKTKIRKIEEKEEIMDTSNRFELLNQIQENQEKIINRPAAINLKLTSTIVYPVQDPLQDQVLHASPSPTPLTVCFAIGCNFTPTLPHLPCESSSVDSASFPLLPCQASVLTCNGRGRSFGPLLSKCEVCAKIFFEEHAYLSHKDGHKLVIFKCNMCPKEFDSSTTLKRHEESHRPRTCSLCSEVFHDVDTYFNHWIAHENANTPVTPSKQNTCGYCHEEFKTQDELNDHVKVQHKYWCSVCSIDFQTVTSYKKHIDIHTKEGPLEQEKTESIKFTCNICNKEYKTESKFEKHMTVHDPNKPFGCEICGKFFDDENFLKTHQAIHVQKDLQKCDICGKEFKEMLFYNIHRLTHFEQKPIRCDICEDVFTEKIAYIRHRRNHKNREEKEAKRFLTMREMLKQKLEESEKSPEDEGTEAEIILSNINDETGESQSNTSACSSTLDPSKLFHCDFCGKLFEDEQVMKNHRDGHVKKKHQVCDICGDIFTENYLFLRHRNSHRRREDRESKKGKMKRKLEESELSSENVSEDCESNSNENGNIQIKIEKVVSIGIKKKTNFCDLCGKVFDDEDAMKSHRNEHAQNKLIVCDTLFSIDTAIAKMNVKLVKCSNLCLKTERWGMLLPLQQ